The following are encoded in a window of Staphylospora marina genomic DNA:
- a CDS encoding N-acetyldiaminopimelate deacetylase yields MATPDTFVELRRKFHRIPEPGFKEFKTQAMILEYLATLPEDRVQIRTWQTGILALVPGTAPRRRIAWRTDMDGLPIPEETALPFRSEHEGFMHACGHDLHMAIALGILTHFVHHPIQDDLLFIFQPAEEGPGGAEPMMQSEEFKAWKPDLIFALHIAPEYPVGTIATRPGILFANTSELFIELEGTAGHAARPHLANDMVVAASQLVLQLQTIVSRNIDPLDAAVITIGELHAGTRQNIIAEHAKLDGTIRTLSMESMDKIKKRILQLVQGIEAGFDCKASVDWGCMYCEVYNHPEITRRFMDWAADVPGISLVECREAMTGEDFGYFLKDIPGFMFWLGVATPYGLHHPKINPDERAIGIAIDLMIRWFSRLADQPAEA; encoded by the coding sequence ATGGCCACCCCGGACACTTTTGTGGAACTCCGCCGGAAATTTCACCGCATTCCGGAGCCGGGATTCAAGGAATTCAAAACACAGGCGATGATTCTGGAGTACCTGGCCACGCTCCCCGAAGACCGCGTGCAGATCCGCACCTGGCAAACCGGCATTCTGGCACTGGTTCCCGGCACGGCTCCCCGGCGGCGCATCGCCTGGCGGACCGACATGGACGGCCTGCCGATTCCGGAAGAAACGGCTTTGCCGTTCCGCTCCGAACATGAAGGTTTCATGCACGCCTGCGGCCATGACCTTCACATGGCGATTGCCTTGGGCATCCTGACTCATTTTGTCCATCATCCGATTCAGGACGATCTTCTGTTCATTTTCCAACCGGCCGAAGAAGGTCCCGGCGGAGCGGAACCGATGATGCAAAGCGAAGAATTCAAGGCCTGGAAGCCCGATCTGATTTTCGCCCTGCACATCGCCCCTGAATATCCGGTGGGAACCATTGCCACACGGCCCGGCATCCTGTTCGCCAACACCTCCGAACTGTTCATCGAACTGGAGGGAACGGCCGGTCACGCGGCCCGGCCCCATTTGGCCAATGACATGGTGGTCGCCGCCTCCCAGCTGGTCTTGCAGCTGCAGACCATCGTTTCCCGCAACATCGATCCGCTCGACGCGGCCGTCATCACCATCGGGGAACTTCACGCCGGCACCCGGCAAAACATCATCGCCGAACACGCCAAATTGGACGGCACCATCCGCACCCTGTCCATGGAATCGATGGACAAGATCAAGAAGCGCATCCTTCAATTGGTGCAGGGCATCGAAGCGGGATTTGATTGCAAAGCCTCCGTCGATTGGGGATGCATGTACTGCGAGGTGTACAACCATCCGGAAATCACCCGCCGCTTCATGGATTGGGCGGCCGACGTGCCGGGCATCAGCCTCGTGGAATGCCGGGAAGCGATGACCGGAGAAGACTTCGGCTACTTTTTGAAAGACATTCCCGGATTCATGTTTTGGCTGGGCGTTGCCACCCCGTACGGTCTGCACCATCCGAAAATCAATCCGGACGAGCGTGCCATCGGCATCGCCATCGACTTGATGATTCGCTGGTTTTCCCGTCTGGCGGACCAACCGGCGGAGGCCTGA
- a CDS encoding helix-turn-helix domain-containing protein, with protein MRQLALHEMGEVIRKVRKERGLRLEDLADENISPATVSNIERGVTHVSPEKITYLLEKLNLPIHKLPEMLYREQEELKKMRLELLAVSTLLKTGHVEEALRRLEEFSLDDHHPLAAQVLYVKAECLMEKRKWKQAERTLFNVLRIVQQGHGKESNMEAAAYLLLGVVRSRQNDLEQALEYTNSGIKSYSPQGDNKHIKSLLHRNKGVYLLRLGRVAEGLRLVQEIMDRPGEPDDLETLLCFHWLKAEFSRLSGLLDEAAETAMKGIDIAGRNRAHGSLCDLWTVLGSVYALKKEYDLAETSFRMALRMEGLFPDDRRLVTAYTRLGQLYMTTDKTDEACKTVKTAVKYAERFQEPAPLCHSLTLLGDLYLQTGRPDEAQSTYRKALDVAVKHRFTDRQFRLWLRLARCYDGRDEQKFQECMRNMYNSKKDFQSCEERIFDECW; from the coding sequence ATGCGGCAACTCGCCTTGCACGAAATGGGTGAAGTCATCCGAAAAGTACGGAAAGAGCGGGGGCTCCGCCTGGAAGACCTGGCCGACGAAAACATTTCACCCGCCACGGTGAGCAACATCGAGCGAGGAGTCACCCATGTCAGTCCGGAAAAGATTACATACTTGCTGGAAAAACTCAACCTGCCGATCCACAAGCTTCCCGAAATGCTGTACCGGGAACAGGAAGAACTCAAGAAAATGAGGCTGGAACTGCTGGCGGTCTCCACGCTCCTGAAGACCGGCCATGTGGAAGAAGCGCTGCGGCGTCTGGAAGAATTCAGCCTGGATGACCACCATCCGCTCGCCGCCCAGGTTTTGTACGTGAAAGCGGAATGCTTGATGGAAAAGCGCAAATGGAAGCAGGCGGAACGCACCCTGTTCAACGTCCTGCGCATCGTCCAGCAGGGACACGGCAAGGAGTCCAACATGGAAGCGGCCGCATACCTCCTGTTGGGCGTGGTCCGTTCCCGGCAAAACGACCTGGAACAGGCTCTGGAATACACGAACAGCGGGATCAAGTCGTATTCCCCGCAAGGTGACAACAAACACATCAAAAGTTTACTCCACAGAAACAAGGGTGTCTATCTCCTGCGCCTCGGACGCGTGGCGGAAGGCCTCAGGTTGGTGCAGGAAATCATGGACCGACCGGGAGAACCGGATGATCTCGAAACCCTGCTGTGCTTTCATTGGTTGAAGGCTGAATTTTCCCGCCTTTCCGGTCTTCTGGACGAAGCGGCGGAAACCGCGATGAAGGGCATTGACATCGCCGGAAGAAACCGGGCCCATGGCAGCCTGTGCGATCTTTGGACCGTCCTGGGCAGCGTGTATGCGCTGAAAAAAGAGTACGACCTGGCCGAAACCTCCTTCCGCATGGCCTTGCGCATGGAGGGCTTGTTCCCGGATGACCGGCGGCTGGTGACGGCTTACACCCGCCTCGGCCAACTGTACATGACGACCGACAAGACCGACGAAGCTTGCAAAACGGTGAAAACCGCCGTCAAATATGCCGAACGGTTCCAGGAACCCGCCCCTCTCTGCCACTCGCTGACCCTCCTCGGCGACCTTTACCTGCAAACGGGTCGCCCGGACGAGGCACAAAGCACCTATCGAAAAGCGTTGGACGTGGCCGTCAAACACCGCTTCACAGACCGGCAATTCCGGCTCTGGCTCCGCCTGGCCCGTTGTTATGACGGGAGAGACGAGCAAAAGTTTCAGGAATGCATGAGGAATATGTATAATTCCAAAAAAGATTTCCAATCATGCGAGGAAAGAATCTTCGATGAGTGTTGGTGA
- a CDS encoding YihY/virulence factor BrkB family protein: MVSSFFRELKVRLWEYRVLDLSAQLAYYFLLSFFPFLLLAVTMLAYLPVSSLEVLSAIEPYTPPEAYEFLRDSLTEVLDERRGGVLSFSLVVTVWLALNAFHSVIRILDGAYGVKTDRPFWKEAMLGFFLMVGLLVGLAVTLALSVFGKMVGEHVFRWFGVSAWFYGAAWPWIRWVLSSFTLLMVFLVLYTLAPNTRVTVRQALPGSLFATFGWQVSSWGFSYYVTKITDYSFVYGNLGTIIILVIWFYLTALVLILGGLINASLCKVREKKPPATSKESQGRSRV, from the coding sequence TTGGTATCGTCTTTTTTCAGGGAATTGAAAGTACGTCTGTGGGAATATCGCGTGCTGGATCTGTCCGCACAACTTGCCTATTATTTTCTGCTCTCTTTTTTCCCGTTTCTGCTGCTCGCCGTGACCATGCTGGCTTACTTGCCCGTTTCCAGCCTGGAAGTGCTGTCGGCGATTGAGCCGTACACACCGCCGGAAGCATACGAATTTTTGCGTGACAGCCTGACGGAGGTGTTGGATGAGCGGAGGGGCGGCGTCTTGTCGTTCTCGCTGGTGGTGACGGTCTGGCTGGCCCTGAACGCGTTTCATTCGGTCATCCGGATTCTGGACGGCGCGTACGGGGTCAAAACGGACAGGCCGTTCTGGAAAGAAGCCATGCTGGGATTTTTTCTGATGGTGGGTCTGCTCGTCGGCCTGGCCGTCACACTGGCTTTGTCCGTGTTCGGGAAAATGGTGGGAGAGCATGTGTTCAGGTGGTTCGGCGTCAGCGCCTGGTTTTACGGAGCGGCGTGGCCGTGGATCCGGTGGGTGCTCAGCAGCTTCACGCTGCTGATGGTGTTTTTGGTGCTGTACACCTTGGCTCCCAACACCCGGGTGACCGTCCGGCAGGCGCTGCCGGGCTCCCTGTTCGCGACGTTCGGCTGGCAGGTCAGCTCGTGGGGATTTTCCTACTATGTGACGAAGATCACGGACTATTCGTTCGTGTACGGGAACCTGGGGACGATCATCATCCTGGTGATCTGGTTTTATCTCACGGCCCTGGTGCTCATTCTCGGGGGGCTCATCAATGCTTCGCTTTGCAAGGTCCGGGAAAAGAAACCGCCGGCCACTTCGAAGGAAAGCCAAGGCCGGTCCCGGGTCTGA
- a CDS encoding aspartate aminotransferase family protein, giving the protein MTDWMSLDQAFIMRTVNRWPIAVERAEGNYLFDVNGKRYLDLFTGLAVNVLGHGHPRILQALEEQGKKFLHISNLFLNPPAIRLAERLVKLTLGTGKVYFAGSGAEATEAAVKLIHKWAARERNGREGIVVVKNSFHGRTLGAMRLTRQPDVYQDFPQPDFPVYEVEVNDTDQLREWFDTRRPAAFLAEPILGAGGVVSLTEEFLTTAAELCARDGALFCMDEIQTGIGRTGTLFAFQHFGLKPDLILFAKGIGGGLPLGGVIAGEKAMDAFKPGDHGTTFSPSPLSSALGNAVLDALLQDGWLEEGKRRADELWRELHALQQRLPEVFSHMDGRGMMIGIRTRLSKEQILELHRALMDDGMLVNMTAGTVIRLLPPLTLTSEEIGLFVQTLERHVRERFL; this is encoded by the coding sequence ATGACCGACTGGATGAGCCTTGACCAGGCCTTTATCATGCGCACGGTAAACCGCTGGCCGATTGCGGTTGAACGGGCGGAAGGCAACTATCTCTTTGACGTCAACGGGAAACGGTATTTGGATCTGTTCACGGGACTGGCCGTCAACGTGCTCGGCCACGGCCATCCCCGCATCCTGCAAGCCCTGGAGGAGCAGGGGAAAAAGTTCCTGCACATCTCCAACCTGTTTTTGAATCCGCCCGCCATCCGCCTCGCGGAGCGATTGGTCAAGCTGACACTGGGCACCGGAAAAGTGTATTTTGCCGGTTCGGGGGCGGAAGCCACCGAAGCCGCCGTCAAACTGATTCACAAATGGGCGGCCCGCGAACGAAACGGCCGGGAAGGGATCGTGGTGGTGAAAAACAGTTTTCACGGCCGGACCCTCGGCGCCATGCGCCTGACCCGCCAGCCGGACGTGTACCAGGACTTCCCGCAGCCCGATTTTCCCGTGTACGAAGTGGAAGTGAACGACACGGATCAACTCCGGGAATGGTTCGACACCCGTCGTCCCGCCGCATTTCTGGCCGAACCCATTCTGGGGGCGGGCGGCGTGGTCTCCCTGACGGAAGAATTCCTCACCACCGCCGCCGAACTGTGCGCCCGGGACGGAGCTCTTTTCTGCATGGATGAAATCCAGACGGGCATCGGCCGGACCGGCACCCTGTTCGCTTTCCAGCACTTCGGACTGAAGCCGGACTTGATCCTGTTCGCCAAAGGCATCGGCGGAGGCCTTCCTCTCGGCGGGGTGATCGCCGGCGAAAAAGCGATGGATGCCTTCAAACCGGGAGACCACGGCACCACGTTTTCCCCGTCTCCGCTCAGCAGCGCCCTCGGCAATGCCGTATTGGACGCTCTCCTTCAAGACGGATGGCTGGAAGAGGGAAAACGTCGCGCCGATGAACTGTGGCGGGAGCTTCACGCCCTTCAGCAGCGTCTGCCCGAAGTTTTTTCCCACATGGACGGACGGGGCATGATGATCGGCATCCGGACCCGTCTGTCCAAAGAGCAGATCCTTGAACTGCACCGGGCCCTGATGGACGACGGCATGTTGGTGAACATGACGGCCGGAACCGTGATCCGCCTACTCCCGCCGCTCACCCTGACTTCGGAAGAAATCGGCCTGTTCGTCCAAACGCTGGAACGGCACGTTCGCGAACGATTCCTGTGA
- the dapD gene encoding 2,3,4,5-tetrahydropyridine-2,6-dicarboxylate N-acetyltransferase, with product MKEMNAYEIIEFIQKSEKKTPVKVHLKGQLEGIDFGPEVKSFISGGVGVVFGDWKHIQPVLEANKDKIDDMVVEHDRRNSAIPLLDTKHLRARIEPGAIIRDQVEIGDNAVIMMGAVINIGAVIGEGTMVDMNAVIGGRGTIGKNCHIGAGAVIAGVIEPPSATPVIIEDDVTVGANAVILEGVRVGKGSVVAAGAVVTKDVPPNVVVAGTPARIIKEIDDKTRSKTEIIAALRDLD from the coding sequence ATGAAGGAAATGAACGCCTACGAAATCATTGAGTTCATCCAAAAGAGTGAAAAGAAGACCCCGGTGAAAGTTCACCTGAAGGGGCAGCTGGAAGGCATCGACTTCGGCCCGGAAGTGAAATCGTTCATCTCCGGCGGTGTGGGAGTCGTTTTCGGCGACTGGAAGCACATCCAGCCGGTTCTGGAAGCCAACAAGGACAAGATCGATGACATGGTGGTGGAGCACGATCGCCGCAACTCCGCCATTCCGCTCCTCGACACGAAACATCTGCGGGCGCGGATCGAACCGGGCGCCATCATTCGCGATCAGGTGGAAATCGGTGACAATGCCGTGATCATGATGGGAGCCGTCATCAACATCGGAGCCGTGATCGGCGAAGGCACCATGGTCGACATGAACGCCGTGATCGGCGGCCGGGGCACCATCGGGAAAAACTGCCACATCGGTGCAGGCGCGGTGATCGCGGGTGTGATCGAACCGCCGTCCGCCACCCCGGTGATCATTGAAGACGACGTGACCGTCGGTGCCAACGCCGTCATCCTGGAAGGTGTGCGCGTCGGCAAAGGATCGGTGGTTGCCGCCGGTGCCGTGGTCACCAAAGACGTGCCGCCGAACGTGGTCGTCGCCGGAACTCCGGCCCGCATCATCAAGGAAATCGATGACAAGACGCGTTCCAAAACGGAAATCATTGCGGCTCTGCGCGACCTCGACTGA